The region CTGCTTCACAAGATGCACATATCCAGTttatcatcctgcactgaggtgcacatcaccgcaaacaaataaaaacggttatagacatccatctagtgtgtgtttacatacaccaacaattaaaaatagcgctgATAGGTGAAAGAACAGTTTGTTGATCAGTTTAAGCAACAAAACAACAGGAGACACAGCAGCTGATGAAACACATCCCTTCAGAGTTGAAACCTGAAACAGAGTATTTTAAAAGCCTGACAGAGAGCTGACAACAGACAAAGATGTCTGTTTAGTGCATAtttgaatacaaaaataattcaaaatagtccaaatGGGTCCCTTTTCGTTTTCAGGAGTAGTTAAGCCAAAGACAGTAGGTCTCTGTTTGTTTACGAGCCAAGTGAGCACCTGTGGGCAGGGCCATGGGTGCGATGATTTTCAAATAGatattgatgttgttgctgtagaggccTTCTTGAATGAATACCAAGTTGGAAGTAGAGAATGGGGTGTTttagcagcttggtttcaataaatgcttttattgtattgggattaagttttgagttctggaatttacagtatgtttttaatagtagaatgacctcttatgtcaaaatatcacattttattCCTCATCACATTACCCCTTTAcaaattgatctgtttatcacccataCCCATAATTTCACTTCTGAAATATGGATTTAAaacaatggagtcgtatggattacatttatgatgcttttatgtgctttttggagcatcaaaatgttggcacccattcacttgcattgtatggacctacagagctgaaatattcttctaaaaatctgtgtgttctgcagaagtcattcgttcacatctgggatggcatgaggatgagtaaatcatgagaattttcattttagggtgaaccatccctttaaggacCAGGCACACTTCGAGTTCAGGATTAGATATGGTCAACTGCGTTGCCTTTCAACGTAAACTATTTTGACCGAGAGTGAATACGAATACGTTCGACTCATGCATGGCTGGTCAAGTGTTCAAATGCATCTGTCTGATGTTGAAAGTTGTGGAAGTTCATAAGCCATTTTACCATTAATTGGGTTTTGTCAGcagagaggaagttttgagttctgaagcatGTTATACGTTTTCAAATTAGCTCAAAAGATCATGAAAAAAATGCATTCCTCAAAGATATGAGCCATTTCAAATGCTTTGTTCATGTTGTGGATTGCAAGCTTCTTTTCAGCTTACCCCCATGGCCATCATAAACGGCAAACATAGCAGTCTCATTATCCAACTCCGAGATGCAATTGTGGGCGTCCTAGGAAACAAAAGGCAGGATAAATAGAGGTCGAAGCGCGAGTCACACTAACTGGCGCCAAAAACCCACACGTCACATTTTCACTTCTGTCTCAAGACATAACACAGGCTACAAAACTAGTAAATACACAGCTCTAAGGGTCTTTTAAAGGGATCCATTCCGCTTAAATTAATTACACCTGGTAATGGCCGTTCCCTCGTTTTATTTGCACCTTAAACACAATAAGCAAACCGCCCAGCGAGCAGCAGCGcagtgtgaaagtgaatgttttaCCTCCATTGACACTCTCCAGCCCTGCATGGCCGCGAAGCCATAGCTCATGTTTTTATTCCCGCCGTCGGCCGTGCTCTTCTCCGTGTTGGGTTGCGACAAGTAAGCCCCCATGATACAATACAAAGAGGTTAAGTGAAAGAAAAGCACGTATGAATATGAAAATCCTTCCGAATCCGACTCGCTGAGTTTGAATACAGGTGGTGTTTCTGGGCAATGCAGGCAACTCTCACATCTCAGTGTGTGGTGACCCGTAGATGAGAGTCGCCAGGGAGTTACCCGGTACTTTTAGCCTTATGGTGCCGCTGCTAACACTGGAGATGCTGCTGGAGTTTCTAAATCAACAATCACGGATGAAAGAAGAGTTCGAGGGAGTCTTTCAAAATCTGGACCGAACTCACAAGAACCGTGAACAAGTATTACTCTCTTTCAAAACACAGAAAAGCCCCTAACACGTATGGGCCAACATAATCAACAGTCCAGCTGCAGCAAACCCATTTCACAGCGGGGGGACTTCAGACACGGAACGGAAGTGTGCGCGGGACGAGGCTTCTTCTTGTTCTTCTTGCTGTTTTACGGCGGTTCGCAACCCCATTGGCACATTTCCGCCACCTATCTTCCTTTGGACCATCGACACTCTATTTACAAATAAACTACCTACGTACCCTATATAGCTTTCCTAACATGGTCGGGCTGCAGCTTCAGCTAGCGCTGCGTGTTCCCCTCTTATATTCGATTGACTAGCCCAGAACTTTCCAGATATTTCATCACtaaagatatttaagttttttctaTTTGTGGATTTAACTAATTATTTAATGTACACTGTTCTCCCGTTCCGCTGAACTCTTCTATTAAACTCTTTCCACTCTATATTTCCTACCCTGAACAATTACATGCTCCACAGACTCACTGACTCCACACTTCACAAAACCCTGCTGGATGTTTACTAAGTATAATGTATTGTTCAGCCCTGTATGACCCACCCTTAGTCTTGTTATTATATAttcttatatttattataaacagGACATGTATATTATTCTGCAGTAATGACAAAAAATCCTGAAGAATCTCTACTATCCTGTCTTGTATCTGATTGCGTCTGATAGAGTCTGAGCATATGTTTACACGTTGAGCTCTAACTTCACTGTACTGCCATCATTTCTCCAGTAAACACAGATACATTATCTGATATCCTTCTTATCCTAGACACTTTCAACTTTGAAATTGTGTATGCGATCCCTACACAACCATTTTTTGGATCTTTTGAAGCATCTGTAAAAATGTGTGTTACATCCCCATATCTCAGCCCCACATAGCCACTCCCTAACCTTACACTTCTGATTCACTATGTCCTTCATTTTGTCTTATTTCTAAATAAAGTTAGATCAAGATTGGGCTGTGGCATGACCCATAACGGTACTGGTGGCAAAGTTACTATTGACGCCTATCTATACTCCTCTAATCCCATGTCTAACTAAATCTCCAACAACCCAACCAAAACTGGTGCATTTACTTTGCCCATGTTCCAACTAGGACCCACTAACATTTTTGTTGGGTGAATTTCACTCTGGCCTTATCTTAATACGATAAACAACGTTTACCTACTTTTATTGgaactatacatttttatattcaaataaaatttgaACGCTTTAGCAGATTTCTTTTATTATCAACAAAGTTTGTACAAACACTTACATCATTGACATACAACATAGATATAACAAAGACTTTCACACTAGGGGGCTATTGCTAATTTATATGAAGATATTACAGCAATTACAaattttcaatgttttaattGCTTTTAGCTTCATAGAAAATCAGAGTGAATCAATATAAAGCTCAATTTCTTTCTTGAATGAATTAAAATAAGGTTTTTTACaggagaatttacatttatgaacataaaattttgccattaaaagaataaaattaattatataaatctgACAATGCTTGATTCTACTGTTCTCCCAAATaccaaataaaatatgtttccaAAACAACACAAATTGGTCATCAATGTttcttgtgataaaatcacagacattttgcCAAAATGGTCTTACCACTGGGcaatgccaaaataaatgaaccacagtTTCAGGGCAACTGTCACAAAAGGTACAATTAACATCAATATCACttttaaattttataaaataatgttttacaggGTATATTCTATGTATCAATTTGAATGATACCTCCTTAACtttgtttgtaattaaatattgattaggcaTAAGCCAAACCTTTTTCCACACACTGCTGTAAAACGATTCCAATATGAGTAAATATAAGGCAAAGACACATAATTTCTTTGAAATAACTCTCTTATAGATCTGTTCTTCGCGTTAAGGGAAAAACAGATATTACCTACATAAGTACTTACTATAGTAGGTGGGAACAATTGTTGAGTATTAATTATTTTTTGATGTttgaacagcatacagatttcagGAGAAATTGCTCCAAAAACTTTTGCATATTCCCCTGGTGTTACAGGAATCTTATAATGCGCCAAAAACTCATTGTAAGTGAAAAGAAAACCCTTTGAATTAAATAACTGATCCACCAATATGATGCCATTATCAAACCAATGTTTCAAAAACAACGATTTGCACTTATATAATATATCCCTATTGTTCCATATATAATACTTAAGTGGTGAAAAATTATGCTTGAAAATCAATGACCATGATAAAAAGGCCTGGCGATGAAATTCCGAAAGTTTCACTGGTACTTTATCAATATTATAATTACAACTAAGAAGAAAATGTATATTACCAAAGTTAGAAAGAATATGGGAGGTTATAAAGTACCAATTTGAGTAAGGATTTCTGACAATCTGACGAAGCCAATtaactttaaatgtattatttaacgtTTCAAAATCCAAAACATTTAGGCCACCATTTTCATATGAATTAGTTATAACTGTTTTCTTTatgtaatgtattttgtttttccagATAAAGTCAAACagtattttatctattttttgcatattttttttattaagatgcAAAGCCATTGCTGCATAAGTCAGTCTAGAAATTCCCTCTGCCTTTGTAAGTAAAACTCTGCCCCTTAAAGAAAGATCTCTCATAAGCCAgtgatttaatttctttttagttttttcaacaaTAGGATTAAAATTTAATAAACACCTTCTGTGCTGATCTTTAGTAATGCTTATTCCCAAATACTGAACCTCAGATTTTAAGGGAATACCATTATAAGATGCTTCAGAACATTCCTTGATGGCCATAAGCTCACATTTAGCCAAATTTAAGTAAACACCAGATGCCCTTGAAAATTCACAGATTAATTCAGTAGCCACTGAGATCTGGTCTTCGTTTTGAATGAAGAGCGTAGTGTCATCTGCTAATTGGGTTATTTTGATCTCTCTATCAAAGATAGTGATGCCTTTCATTGGACTTGATTTAATATGAGAAGAAAGAAGTTGACTCACTAATAGAAAGAGGTATGGAGAGACAGAATAAGGGAGATAGGTCTAACTGCAGAACCGCAGAACCATACGTCATAGCAGCGTGAGGATGACAGCGCCAGCCTAACCATAGAGCCTAACCGTCTGATGCCGGAAGTGGGCGGGGTAGCAGTCTAACGCCAACAAACAGAAAGAGTGTTGCAGAACTTAAAATGTACAGTAGGTGGCGGTGATGCTCATACGGAGTGAGCGGACAAAATCAGAAGAAGACGCTTCGTAGACAAGAGGACACACATGTTAAGCTTTTGAAGTCGCTTTCAACTCAGAGATATTTGTTCTTAGCTTTGATGTAAACTCTCTACACTTTCCATATCTTAAGATGCCGAGGTATGAGCTGTGTTTGATCCTGAAGGCGATGCAGAGGCCGGAGACTGCGGTTGTCCTGCGGCGCACGGTGGAGACTCTGTTCGAGCGCGGCGCGGTGGTCCGGAGTCTGGAGAACCTCGGCGAGCGAAGATTGCCATACAAAATCTCCAAACACGACTGTCGCCACACGCATGGCGGATACTTCAACATCGATTTCCACGCCTCGCCCAAAATCGTCAGCGGACTGTTAGAGCAACTTGAACGGGACATTGACGTTTTGCGTCCCACAGTTTTAAGAAAAGACATCGAGTTTTCCAAGGCGCAGTGCTGTGGTCCTCCACCCGCCAATGCAAAGGGTGCCTCGTCGAATTAAACGTGAGAGTCGCCGTCTTtccatgatttatttttattaataaggaTTGGGATTAGGGGTTAAGATGAGAAAAGGAGAAAGTACATTGATTCTAAAGCAATATACAATAGcccaaaattatttggacactctTAAAATAGTACGTGCAATTGCAAtggatacataaaaaaaaaaaaaaaacgttgaaTCAAGgtgaatttcttttaaataaaaatgaaaccgTTCTTGAAGACATTGCAAAAGTGGCTCTGAAAAGACATCATCTAACATTTGTGCACAGATGTCacctggtttgacattttgttagtGTCCAAATGGGGCCACATTAACTGATTATTTTTTTGATGTGATGATATATGTCCCGtcttatgtaaatatgttttctttatttttcccaAAGGACTATGAAGATTGCCACATCTGCTGGATTATGGACATGGACTTTTGCAATTggacaaaataatataattttctttttggagAAGGGCATTTACTTGATCTATTTATGTGGTACATGTTTCATTAAAATCTCTGTACATATGATCtcctttcaatttcattttaaaataaatactgtgCTTCAACTATTACAAACTCAGAATAGAATATTAATGCATTTGATGAAAATGAATATTATTGGGACCCCACCCCATAAAACAGTATACAAAGTtacttaaagtttttattttattacatggcagtacaaaagacaaaaagtatatatatataaataagagttatttagcaaacactttattattagactattaatacaaatgaataaataaaagtatatttgTGAAGTGTTCTAGAGGAATGCTATAACTTAGTGGCTCATCCAAAGGAAAGAGTAAGAGAAGTGCTGCTCCCAGAACCAATGTTCACGCACTGGAAATACTAATagttaccaaaaaaaaaactttgaatggCAATGCAGTTGACCATATCTAATCCAGAACTCAGAAAAACTAAGTGTTCCtggtccttaaagggatagttcacccaaaaatttacattctgtcatcttttctcacccacatgccatccaagatgtgtatgactttctttcttcagcagtacacaaattaagatttttagaagaatatttggacagtgaacaatggaagtgaatggaggccaaaacttttaagctccaaaaagcacattaaggcagcatataagtaatccataaagcccaaagtgtgCTTCGAGCATTGAATGTGTGCgcagcccgatttttctaacGAGCTAATTGCACATGCATTTTGTTACTCTTCTGACTAGTTTTAATCAAGTTACCATTACTCtataaaccctaaagttgtcattgtCAGTCATCCATTATCAGAAAGCATGGTATCTCCTTCCACTTCTATTCTGATGACACTCAAATCTACTTGCCAGTTAAACGAAATGATCACATTGCATTATAATCTCGTCTAGCTTGCCTGGAGGAAATTAAAGGTCGGCtagccaaaaacatttttgtttttgaataaagATAAGACAGAAGGGATCGTCTTTGGTTCCACAGATCATTTTGATGTCAGTAATGCTGATTGTGGAAATCTCAATGAGATTTTTCCTCTCTCCTCAAGTACGGAACCTGGGTGTCCAGTTTGATAGccagctgaaatttgacaaacatattGATGATGTCATAGGTTCCAGTTTCTTTCAGCTACGTCTACTCTCTAAAGTTAAACCCTTTTTGTCAGAGAAAACATTAGAGATAGTAGTTCATGCTTTCATCACTTCTCATCTGGATTACTGTAACTCTCTCTATTGTGGAATTTCCATATCTCTTATTGCTCGTCttcaattatttcaaaatgtagcagcaaaatttctAAAAGGAGGTCGGAAGTACAATCATGTTAcccccattttaaaatcacttcactggCGGCCGGTTCAAGCTAGAATAGATTTAAAAATtctattgtttatttataaatcattacACAACTAAGCTCCCAGTTACTTATCAGACTTACTACATCCTTACAATCCACATAGAAGTCTGAGATCCGGTGATCAACATCTCCTCGATGTCCCACGCTTGAGGCTAAAGCGTAGAGGAGGGAGAGCCTTTTCGGTTGTGGGTCCTATTTTATGGAATGGTATCAGATTGTCACCTTCAtcatctgtttttaaatcttctcttaaaactcatctCTTTTCACTGGCTTTTAATAGCATGTAATGTCTTGGTCttaaattgttgtgtgtttttattattttgtattgtacagcactttggtcagccttgatgcatttttaaatgtgctttataaataaaagaacttgacattaataaaaacaatctaGTGGTCCAAATAAAACATAACTTGAAATGTTAAGTTttgaatcataactcaaatagaTGCTCCTTAAACTTTGCTTCAAGTACTACTATCTCAAAATTATGAATCAAATCTACCACTGAAGTCAGCCATggcaaattattaattaattccaTGTTCAATAACgggcattatttatttatatttttgattttttttcctttttcttcccaatttggaatgcccaatgcgctcttaagtcttcgtggtggcgtaatgactcccctcaatctgtgtggcggagaacgaatctcagtttcctcatcttatcacatggcttgtggaaaaatactaataaaaacaaaaaggagtgatttgtaaattataattaccatttgctatattgaaagcactacagctaAAGtacatgttttaccttgtgaatttcattgttctttttttttttttatttttatgtacagtcattccaaatcagatgattgcaacaccctccaaaaacgttgggacagtcgggtgtttaccactgtgaaacatcaccatttcttctaataacacttattaagcatttgggcactgaagacacaattttgttaagtttagaaagtgaaaTTTCCCCcctcatccattatgtaggtcttcagATGCACAATTGTgcggggtcttcgttgccatatggtgtgcttcataatgctccacacattctcaattggagacaggtcaggactgcaggcaggccaatctagcacccacactctcttcTCACACAGCCATCCACTTGTAAtttgggcagtatgtggtttgaagttgtccttctggaaaatgcagggacgtctcTGGAAAAGACGCTCAAAATATTTACATAGCTTTCTGCATTCaaggtgttctcacagatgtgcaagttacccatgccatgggcactgacacacccctggaccatacagacactgacttttgggcctgatgctgataacagctcaGATGGTGCGCACATAATGCATCATTCACGCACATTCAGAtaaagtttacatttctaaaaaaatgtGTCACAAACAGAGCTTAATAAATTGTGGTGTGAGATTTGTGAGGCTTGCTTTTCCATCACCTATGGAGGCCGCACCGATATtgcgcagcatgttcatacaaaaaagcatggatgctgctaaaagtaagtgtgccacaccaagtgttagcaATTGCTTTGTGAAAcaaagttcagaatctgacaagatgcatgcaagtgaaggatgttttgcttatcattctgttgtgcatggccataactttgcacattcatgacctgagaaaagtcttgcaggccagacTGGAGGTATCATTcttaccctctgacattaaaaagcagttgaatGCCCTGGTTATAGCTGGTGACATGTGagcggatgatttcttttgtgcagtgagaaacatttattcagcatcggtggattacctccaaagccgctcattggagaacacaaaaAAACTTGTTTGGGCCCTACTGAGAAACAtgccagagtggaaagacattcagagcagcatCTAACACTTCTCCTCCAGAACCCCTGCTCTCAATTTGATTGCTGAAACCATGCTCTTTGATGAGTTGGCTTGTGCGAAAAACATTGTCACAttgcccagccccaccctccgcacTGTCACACTGAAACTGATGAATTTGTAGTTAAAGGACCTGCATCCGGCTGGCAGAGGACCCGAATAACTTTGAAATAACAAATGCAGTCTAGAAGAGAGAATGACTAAAATAATAAGATACAAAACTTAAATTCAGAGCATAGATACATCAACAAGGTTTTTCAAAATTGGAGTCATAtgttataaagaaaataataaattataagattaataaaacatggaacaAATAATCAAAGTATTGTTTAATGCGCACGATAAGGCAGAACACGCAGGTGACCTTCAGCCACGCTATTGGATGCCACCATTGGATCGATAGGtggacttcacaaaatagatggcatcatgagcaaggaaaattatttggatatattgaagcagatgttgcatatgccgctgccagtcattacTATACAGAATAATCATCTAAATATGCAGTGGCATATAATGTATGGGGCCTGAGGATTTtgtccatgagatgctgaaacatggCTAGGGCCCCGAACATACTGAACGGAAGGGTCATGAATTGGTGTAAGACGAATGGTGTGGAAAAATCATTTTTTTCTCTGGAGAttgttaaagggatctgccaataaccctttgttaagttcagtgtcaaataaaattgactttggACATGGCTTTGGACACCATGTTCACTTTGCAATAGTCTACACAGAACCAGACTGACCCGTAGCACCAGAACCACCAGGCTGGCCAAATCACTGTGCGACtcttctattacgcccatatcaagcgcagcctttttttgtgttcaggtaGGCAATAGGAGTCGCTACGAAGAACCACTCCCTGGGTGTCTCGATATTTTGCTCTATGAGGTTTGTGTGACCAAGGAGAGGCGAGTACACATTACGCAAATTTCGTTTGCAACTTGGCCATGTCTGTGAGCTGCtacggtgagagttggtctccacaatgGACCGGGGTGAATTAATTTGGTTTTAGAGATACCTCTGGCATGAGCTCCGCCCTCTCAGGGACTACCTTTGCTAGGGCcacagggaccacctccctcAATGATTTTAGGAGGTTGAGATGGTAAACGTGACGTGCCCCACCCCTATCCATtcacttaacctcataatcgagatttCCTACtcgccatgtgacctcaaagAGCCCTTGCCACTTGCAGAGTCAtttagagcttgaggtgggcagtaatacaagcactttatttcCTGGTGCTAATTTCTGTAGTTGAGTGCCACTGTCATACAGCCAGCTTTGACGttcctgagcttggagcaaattctcctgtgttaatcgacCCAAGATGTGGAGCTTTGTTCTAAggtcaagaacgtactgaattaaatgtttactgtttgaaggtccctcctccttAGCTTCCTGTATGACGTAGAGCATGCCACGTGGCCGATGCCAATACAgtagctcgaatggggaaaaccctgtcgaggcttgcgggacctctcgctctgcaaataacaggggatcGAGCCACCTATACCAATTTCTAGCGTCCTCAtgtacaaacttacgaatcatgttttttaaggttttattaaattggtccaccaacccatctgtttgtgggtggtaaacaatggtgtgaatcgatttaatacctaaCAATTCGTATAGTTTGCGTATTGTTCATGACAAAAGGTAGttccttgatcagtgaggatttcttttggaatccccactcgggagattattctgaagagtgcatCCACAACATTACACGCTGATATTTTGCGCAGGGCACTGCTTCaagatatcgcgttgcatagtctactagaactaatacaaagcgattcCAGCGTGCGGTCCGTTCAAATGGCCATGGTCCATGCCAAGTAGACATgtggtccatgccaattcttttgaAGAAGATCTTGATTAGTGGTAGagggtgcttttggggtggcctgtggattcaccaactgacatttatGGCACAACGGACACCACTTGCTAATGTCCCCGtgaatgcctggccaaaaaaaaaaaaaacgggccATTATTCAGCAGCGCCAGCCCCTTCTCTGTCGATTAACCTCCGGAACACCTGCCAGTCCTCCACTCAGGCCTGGAGCAAGAGTTGGAACCACTGTTCCTGCTCTAGGCATAACTCCATGAGGGCTTGATGCTGGGTTTGTTATATGCTTTGATtggagcggctgtggctcaggtggtagaacgGGTCGGCCACAAATTGCAGGATTgatggtttgattcctggcccacatgactccatatgccgaagagtccttgggcaagacattgaaccccaagttgctcccaatggcaggctagcgccttgcatggcagctctgccatcattggtgtgtaaatgtgtgtgtgaatgggtgaatgagatgcagtgtaaagcgctttgaataccgctaaggttaaaaaggcgctatagaagtgcagaccatttaccgtgCTGGCGAGGGATTTGATGACTTCGCGCAGCGGCGTTGATTCCATAACGACGTTGTCCTCCAAAGTCCCAGGTTTCAGAACCAGTGTGACAATTTCAGTTCTCTTGGGCAATGGAGAAGTCAGGAGGCAATGAAGCAGTGTAGATAAGACTTTATTTCTCTGCTTAACACAGTCTGTTCACGTAGTTTCAATCAGGtaacaaaagcaacattttaaacattcagtCAGATCATGGATACACTCAGCAAGCGTTGAATTCGTGCTCTCTATCgctctctccctctgccatcactataacaatagacaggtgttagagataattacaaaccaggtgacgagccttactgctctctctgctgccagcgaaaagtactaggtgacaacagttacagatgcagatgcaccctctacttctcattgatctctgcctagGTAAGGATATGTCAAGAGGCAGGAAAAAATATCATaaattcactgtatatatatatatatatatatatatatatatatatatatatatatatatggagctGTAAATGAATGTCCAACATCCATTACATTAGAGCGCTTTCAATATCGCTATACATACATAATTCTCATCAACAGACTGCTCCAATAATCTTCGCCCTATTACCTTACTTAAAAGTGACTATAAACTCTTTGCCCACATTTTTGCCAATAGACTCAAGATGGGGTTAGTCCAAATAATCAGTAAATCACAGTCCGGTTTATGAAAGGAAGaccaatacataataataataatattaaattagaCTTAGACATCATAGATTATCATGAATGGATTGCAGATTAAgggtatattttatttttggaatttAGAACACAATTTCATTTTCCAGTCGCTTGAGATATATGGATTTGTTAACAAATTTCTCTCTTTTATAAAAATGCtgtataaaaatatgaatagCTCTAGCTCACTGTCACATGGGACATCCCAGAGATTTGAAATCCTACAGGGAATTAGGCAAGGATGCCCAATCTCACCATTTCTCTTTATCTTAACTGTAGAAGTTCTTGCTATCTTGGTAAATAAGGACAGCAGTATTGAGAAGCTTagtatatttaataaacaaattggAATTAGTCAATTAGCAGATTACACTATGCTTTATTTAAAGGACAGATACCAAATTGAAAAGGCAATTTGTTTGATAAAATTAGGTAGGTAATTAATTTAGAGTTAATGAATGGAGTTTTAAAGACTCAATGGTTGAGGTTCTTCCAACATAACACAAAGCATATGGTTCACTGTCTCTTCTTCAGTGTTTGAGAAGCTGGGTGGTGTGGAATTTTTGTTAAAGTGTGAGTTTGAGATTTCAAAACTACCTTTAAGACTATCCAAATTT is a window of Xyrauchen texanus isolate HMW12.3.18 chromosome 24, RBS_HiC_50CHRs, whole genome shotgun sequence DNA encoding:
- the mrps6 gene encoding 28S ribosomal protein S6, mitochondrial; its protein translation is MPRYELCLILKAMQRPETAVVLRRTVETLFERGAVVRSLENLGERRLPYKISKHDCRHTHGGYFNIDFHASPKIVSGLLEQLERDIDVLRPTVLRKDIEFSKAQCCGPPPANAKGASSN